The genomic DNA GTCATTGATTTACGCTCGatacaattaaattttcaaGACACATATATGTCCTATCAATTCTAACATCTGGTGGAAGATTGAGATCCCAAAGTTGataatcatttatataataaattgtgACATCTCGTGGCAGTCCACTTACATACCTTTATTTCATCTCCTCGCAGCCGTCTCATTTTCAAATTCTGGGTAACAATCTACTAAAGAAAAGGAGCATTAGAAGTCAGCAGCGTGCTTGAAGAACGCCACAAGGAAAGGATAAAGAAGTAAGGCTAGAGTTCTAAAGTTGTTGGGAAAGAACCAAAGAATAACCATTCCATTTACCTATCTAGTATTCACAAGGGCACGAGGACTTAAGagaaaatgaatatatacatatatatatctcaaccACTCGCACCATAAGGATGATATgaaaataggaaaaaataaacaaaccttTTTACGTTCCTGCCGgatatttttccttttgctttgcTTCATGTCCATCAAGAACTCATCAAAACTGAAGCATTACACATTAAAAGTTAACATCATTCATATGCTATAACTTTTAAGTGGAAAAAGTTGCAAGTCAACAGATCATGACCAGACAGAACCGATTCACTAATAATTAGTAACGGAATCAAAATTTAGTTGTTCAATCGttagaaaattttaagaaaatgtaCCTAAACTGTTAGACAACAATATTCTAATTCGAAGAGAGCATCTACAAGTGAATCCTACGACTTAAGAAGTAGTGATTTCTGGtaacaattataataataaGCAAACTATACAAGCAACAACTATAACCAGTCCGGACGGTACAGTCATTGTTAAAACTATATTGGCATTGAGACTTCAATTACTTTTTATAGTCACGATTTTGCCAGTGGTACTGCATTCCAATTCTCTGTGAGAAgcctttctcttttaatttgttccACTCAGCTCCAGACGAAAATGTAATGTGCAAAGATGAAATTTGTAACTGCCAAAACGCAGATAATAAAACTAGTCTGTCAGCAGATAGCATATGTTGAAAGCAGAACCCAACGCAAGAGAACCAAGGTAAATTTCTCGTTTTGTTGTTATCTACAATACAACGCATTTCACAGTGATACCATACCTTAGCTGCCAATTCTGTCATGGCAGAAACAATGGCATCAAAAACTTGGTCTTTGCAAGGATTATCACGGATTAAAATCCTAGGGCCAGTAACTGGGGTGAAAGGGACACAACACTGAAGTTTAGGATAATATCTTCCACCAAAACTTCGGTATGCATCAGCCCAAGAGtgatcaaaaacaaattctCCATAGGAATGACTGTGACACATAAATACAGTACATTAGAATAACCATTGGAAAAATCCATCATGTGCTTGAGCTTGAGACATAAGAATTACTTAATACAAGacatctaaaaaaaaacctttttagatAAAGTGGGACAACGCCTAAAATACTCCCAGATTCATCCTTAGCAACAATATGTAATGGCATCCAACCTGTTTCCTATAACAACCATCACATAAAAGAGATGCCCAtaaagaaacacacaaacatcTTCTAGGCTTTCCTTGGATccaaaaagaaattgtttttaCTAACCCGGACGGCACAACGTGTCTCTTCCAAACTAGAAAGAAACCCATGACTTAGGAATGGATTATAGCTTTCAGGTTGAGAAGAATCCAAAGCACATGCATCCCATTCAGCTGGTGGTACCTCTAATATTGAAGTAACAACCGAAAGTGAAATAACGTTTTGCCTCTGCTGAGCTTCCTAAAACTCAGAGAAACGAAATCACTGTTAGGACAAAAGTGATATGAAAAAAACATATCCTCTTTGacatcaagaaagaaagaaagaattcaATACCTCAATGCCTGATTCAGTTAGAGTGTAATCCCTAAGTGATATATCGAATTCTCCTACTTCCGCAGGTTTATTGGATTTCCAAAACATAGCCGTAACCGTGGATGATCGTCTTGAGCTCcgaatattttgtttcttccacAAATTTCCCTACAGAGAGATGAATTAATCTAACTGCATAGGCAGCCACTACGAAGCCCAAAAGCTAGGCCTAACATCTAAGTAAAATCCATAAGTAGAACGATTGATCTGGGAATCAAAAAATCAGAGGAAGACTCACACAGCGACGATGGAATcgacgaagaagaggaggagaaggttTGCAGTAGGAGAGTACAACAGCCATGGAGAAGATGAGAGTGTGGTTACGTGACTGGTTCGTTTGACGAGAACCGGAAAATGAGTCCCGGCGGAGGCGGCGGCTCCGGCTCCGGCGATCAAGTAGAATCACAGTGCTCTCTCGCTCAGTGATGATGAATCATTGAACGCTTTCGAATTTGGGATTTGCTTAGTGACGTGTCACTTTTTGGGGTCTTCAGTAGTTTTTGTGTTGTCGATAAGGTGGGCTCAAATACTTTGATTTGATAGTTAGGCCCATTAAAGCGAGTATATATGGACCTTTAAAGCCCAAACTCTTTCTCGGAGAGAGTTATGAAAATTGTAATGTTTTACAACTAACTAGGTTTTTCGAGATATTCTAGTTTCTTGTGTGGCAAGATATTGGTTTTAGAAACAAGCTGATACATGTGTATAAACAAACACATCACTTGTTTTATTCGATTCACGGAAACAAATTACAATGATACTTGAAACAAAGAGCTAATAGTTTAGGTAGAAAATACAGATGAAGGAAACATAATAGAGTGGAACAAAAGATCAAGCCTGAACGCCAAATCGTCTTTCCCTGCGCTGGTACGAAGCCAGGGCCTCTAGAAGATTGTCCTTATTGAAATCAGGCCAAAGGACGGGCAAGAAGAAGAGCTCGGTATAAGCAAGTGGCCACTAGAAGAAGTTACTAATCCTTTGTTCTCCGCTTGTCCTAATCAATAAGTCAGGATTTGGGAAGTCAGAGCAATTTGTCAGAAGCTCTCTCTCGATCAATTTCTCGTCAACATCTTCCTCTCGGATCAACCCTTTTTCTGTCTTCTTCACAATACTCTTGCAAGCGTGGATGATATCAAATTTCCCGCTGTAATCTAATGCCATTATGAGGTGCTTATTCTTGTAACCTTTCGTAGCTTCCTCTATCTCATTGATTAATCGGATGAGAGATTCAGCGATCTTTGTTTTATTCCCGACAACCGAAACGCGAATTTCATGtctgaaacaacaacaagataTTGGCTATAAATTAGTTGGCCAtatgtcataaaaaaaaaaaaaaaaactcaatctaATTGTATTTATACCTTTGGAAATGTTTGATGTTGGACTTGAGGTAGTGTTGAAACAAAGACATTAAGCACTTAACCTCAAGCttaaacaataacaacaatttttgttaGAGTAGATAATTTTATGAGAATGTAAGCTATACTACTAGTGTCTAAAATGTCACACCTCGTCTCTTCCCCAATTCTCTGTGGAGAAAGCAAAAGCTGAGACTGTATGAATCCCCAATTCAAAGCAGAGCTCCGCTATCTCTGTAAGCCGTTTAACTCCGGCCTCGTGGCCTTGTGATGTCAGCAATCCGGCCCGTTTTGCCCATCTCCGGTTTCCATCCAGTATTAATGACACATGTCTCGGCATCAGCTCTCTTTGTAGCTCTTTCTTTCGGACAACATGAGTTTCCTCATCACTACACAAATACAAAAGCTAAAGAGCTAagttatgaacttatgatcCAACAACATATGTTATGTTGCAAGTAAGAACTTATGTTAATccaatatttagtttttttttttttttgtgttgtacattatatgaatattttctatgttgataatatattattaactaaaaaaaaatgaaattatattatgaatCTCTTCTCGAGAGCTTTAAAGAATATACCAATTGTATGATGCCACTCTTCAAAAATAcgatttgttttgtataaaacatgttttaaaagtgtttataAAGCTTTTTGAAACATGCGTGGatataaattgtttataaagttttcgTGGATATAATTTAAAGATGCATATGAAAAAGGATTAGATCTATGTGCAAGGCAGAGCAGGTTGATTATTGAAGTGGATATAGTATTTGGCTAGAAGTAATTAAAATGCCAAAATTTTATTCCACGGTTGTAGGTTTTAcgaaaagtttgaaaatttgagTTAAGAGACTAAACATTAATACCAAACTAAAACTACACGTATGGATTAGAAACACAAACTATATACCGTTTCTCCTTGTCACCATCGTCTCGAGCagctttgattttgatgagtCGGAGGAGTTTTGGCAAGAATACAGGGAAGCATATAAAACTTGTGATACAGAGACAAGGGATTAGAAACAGAAAGAGGAGGGAtgatagagaagaaagaagagacaacATTGTTGTTGATCAATCAAACTATACGCAAACACAGGTCACGTATATAATTGATTCTTCCGTGTGGAGaaacattaaatattatattagttAATCGAAGTGATGTAACCTAGGATTTATCTATCATTTTCCAGCCTTTGAGAACCAACGTGATTTTTTCTTGTGTCGCAAGACTGTATGGagtacgaagaagaagagtcgaATGATTCGTCATCCCGGCATGAAGGCGAAGGTGTCTCGGGCGACCAAGTAGAATCATGCTTGCTCGCTGATGATTCTGATCCATGTATGGGACTTTTGGTTTTAGCTTCGCGAAGCGCATTGATTTGACAGTTTAGGCTTCATTTAAGCGGGTGAATACGgaccttttaagttttaaagcCCAAGCTATTTCTCGCAAAGAGTGAATTGGTTGAATGTTTCAATGGCAAAACAAATTCAGAGATTTTGTGTGGTTTTGAGATGATTGGTTTGCTGtagaattaatttatagatgagAAACTCGAAGTTCTCCACGGAAACTTGGTGAGCTTTGGAGCTGACATTAACGTTTGTATTCCTTTTTCTTCAATAGATTTATTCTCTTCCTAATTATCAAATATTGTTTCAATATATACGGACAGAAGCTGTGAACGATGGATAGCTAACCATAAGGAAAAAACTAGGGGAATTTAGCTTTTAATTAACAGTTTCACCAAATTAAGAATCTCATAGATATTGAGATGCTTATAAACCACAAattcatttcaagttttcaacgaagcatctatactattaaattaTACGTCCGTgtacagtgtttttttttttttttttttttttttttttttttttttttttttttttttttttttttttttttttttttttttttttttttttttttttttttttttttttttttttttttttttttttttttttttttttttttttttttttttttttttttttttttttttttttttttttttttttttttttttttttttttttttttttttttttttttttttttttttttttttttttttttttttttttttttttttttttttttttttttttttttttttttttttttttttttttttttttttttttttttttttttttttttttttttttttttttttttttttttttttttttttttttttttttttttttttttttttttttttttttttttttttttttttttaacgtgaGGAGACAAAGTCTCCAAATTAAtcaggaaaaaagaagaaaaaaaattacaaccgGACCGCCCAAGGACGTGTACAACCGACAACGTCAACTCCACTAAGTGAACACACTCCGGGCTAACATAAAGTGAATGAAAACCTAAAGCGAGTAGATATGGACCTTTAAAGCCAAAACTCTTTCTCGCAAAgagttatgaaaatatattgtaatgtTGTTAGATCTAGGTACAAACGTTAATCGTCAGTACAATTTGTCATAAGCTCTCTCTTGATTACTGTCTCGTCTACATCTTCCTTCCGGATCAACCTTTTTTCTGATTTCTTCACAACACTCTTCCAAGCGTGCATGATATCGAAGTCGAATTTCCCGCCGTAATATATTGCCATGATGAGATGCTTGTTCTTGTAGTGTTTCgtatcttcttcaatctcattgATTACTCGATTAGAGATTCAGGGATCCTCGTTTTATTCCCAATTACAGAAACACGAATTAACTTCCTTTCTGAAAAACAAGATCTTGGTTGTAATTGAGAAGACCAAGATCCCTGAATTTATAATTGTATGAGAATGTACGCTTCTTGTGTCTAAAATGTCACACCTTGTCTGTTTACAAGAACTGAGACTGTATGAATCCCAAATTCAAAGCAGAGCTCAGCGAATAGATCATATTGGTCACaatattcacatttttatttgtAGCGCcatgagagagaaaaagagaagcaaataaaaaaccatgcatatatatacacaaaaacacacatataaCATGTAGGTATTTAATTAAGAGTCTCTTACCCACACGAACAGAAGCTTATCTTCTAGATCTTTAAgaataatgtttagaattataTCAACATTTTTCCTATCAGTCAAAATTATGAAGAGTCAGATCAACGTAACTCTGCGTTAAAAGAATTGACATTACTTAATCTTTGACTAACTCGCAAGCAGAGGACCAAATCTCGACTTGAAATCTCTCAAGACAAAACTTCATAAACTCTTCAACAAATGGCCTCTTATACactaaacaagaaagaaacaatcccAATCaagctaattatatttaaaccaataaaaaaaaggatattaaTATCGAAAATAAATGTTACGTACCAAGATTTGGTCCACATGAAGCATCAGGAGAACGGTTCTTGGGAGCTTTGTGCAAAACTTGTTTATGCACACGGTGTAGAAGTAGACCATTCAGACTTAAGACCAAGAGTTTCTTTTCCTCCTTGTTTGGCGGTGCTAAACTAAGTTTATCAAGAATCAAACTAAGTTCTGTCTCTTCTGGATCTTGGTCACATGAGTAGTCATCATCGTATTCATCGCTGCCGTCGTAGGATGCAATAATGGTGGTACtcttcttattattcttttcttcCGCCATTGCTGTGCTTCAGATAGTCGAGACTCATATGGTGGTGCATATATAGTAGAGGACTTAGTTAATTTAAGGTGGTGGGTGGGCGATTTAGCTTCACGAGATCAAAATTAAAGCCATTTATTTGGCGTTATTCTTCATGCGGCTCTTTGGATACTGTCGACAAATCTTTTTGGTACTTATCACTAATTTTCGTGGTAGTGACATTTAGGGTTCTTTTTCTTCGAAAAGCTATCTGACTTTAAACTACCAATCGGAGAATTTCACCTGTCACACAtgggtaaaaataaaataatgtcgGTACATCCTTCCATCcctttaaagtttttttctttcttggttgACCAAAAATTACTTGGGTACTTAAAAATCACTACCTCGATTCTAACTAAATAAGTTAAAGTCAAACTAGAGATATGTGTCTTTCCTATAATTCGAGTcattttgagatattttaaatgtttaaatattttaagaaaataataataatttgagtTCTCCAAAGTGCCAATATATCCTATTAGTGATACTTTAAATTGGTCATTCTAGAAATTGTTAGGAGAAAATGAAATTGTTATATCTGCAGTGTATCGACTATCGAGGGCATAAAACAAATTCTAATGGTAAACTATGGTGGACGTATATACCATCAACAAGAAAGTGAATTATATGTCATCTTTATCAAGAAAATGAGTAAAggacatatcatacaaactgaCAGACAAAGGGCAAGTATTCAGACATTTGATACACACTAggttttttccttaaaaaaaactaaacaaattaaatgatCATATTACATTCGTAAAGAATGTGCGTCAATCGTCATGCCATAATTAATTATCATGTGGTTCTGATCAGGAACCGTATTTTGAAAAGTCATTGTTGAATTTTTGGTGTGATTTTTCAAGATATGAGaaacatatatagaagaaacTCTTGAGTTTTATTCAATAGCCCAACAACCACGTAAAGTTAACCTATTTTTTTTAGTCTAATTAGTATGAATATAgttaaataaaccaataaagaaggctttttaaaagaagaagactagGCCAAAGTCTCGTTTTGCCCTTTGTGTGGTTGTCGTCTCTTTTGAACACTTtcgtttcttcttttgctttgacCACTccaaagacaaataaaaaaacaaacaaaatcagtgTTTCCTCGTCAGTCCACTCTCTCGTAatcacacatacacacacacacactcataCGAAAGCCAATTGTATTGTTCCACACACAAATTTTGGAGACGACGACAATGGAGAATGGCTCAGTATTGACGACTCAGATCATTGACGGACCAACCAATCCTATGGTCACACCTTTACTCAATGATCTTTACCAATTCACCATGGCTTATGCTTATTGGAAAGCTGGCAAACACAACGAACGATCCGTGTAAACACCACCCACAATTctcatttcctctgttttttttttttttttaaatggttttgtgttattttgaaattgattctgttttttttttttttgttgtatgcTTATTATAGCTTCGATCTGTATTTTCGTAAGAACCCATTTGGTGGTGAGTATACTGTGTTTGCTGGATTAGACGAGTGTATTAAGTTCCTTGCCAATTTCAAATTGAGTGATGAAGAGATCGATTACGTTCGTGAGTCTTTACCTGGATCTGAGGTAATCAAGAAAGATTGTTGTGTACTTTTTAAATCGattaaagtttgtatttttcaatCTGGGTTTGATGTTTTTGATTCAAATCAGGAAGCTTTTTGTGATTATCTTAGAGGACTTGATTGTTCTGATGTTGAAGTCTATGCAATTCCAGAAGGGTCTGTTGTTTTTCCTAAAGTACCTCTCATGAGAGTTGAAGGACCTGTTGGTGTGAGTAATAATAACACACTCTCTCTAACTTTCTCTTTTTATGTGAAGGTGGTTTAAGCAATAGTTTGTTCTTGAGTGGATGATTCAGTTTATTTGTTATGAATCCATATAGGTTGTTCAATTGTTGGAAACTCCATTCCTCAATCTTGTCAATTTTGCATCTTTGGTAGCTACAAACGCAGCTAGGCACCGGTTTGTTGCCGGAAAATCTAAGAGTCTACTCGAGTTTGGTGCTCGAAGGGCTCaggtttttttattaattcttctcttgtttttgtgtcTAAACTAGATTTAGATCTTCCTATGTGTCTCTGATGATCTTAGTTTGGTATCTTAGGGACCAGATGGCGCAATAAGTGCATCCAAATATTGCTATCTTGGAGGTTTTGATGCAACAAGGCAAGTCTTgctttatgttgtttgttgtggaAGTAGTTGAAAGGGAATGTAGAAatgatatgtttttgtgttgttgggTAAAATTGCCAATGGCAGTAATGTAGCAGCTGGAAAACTTTTTGGGATACCTCTACGTGGAACACACTCCCATGCTTTTGTTAGCTCATTCATGGTCAGTTTACCTAAGccaaaagttttaatttttttatatggagGTTATACTATTTAAGCAGTATATTGTTAAGCTCATTACAATACATACTTGAGTTAGCTAATAGAGGCGATAACACAAAGTTTCTGGN from Camelina sativa cultivar DH55 chromosome 7, Cs, whole genome shotgun sequence includes the following:
- the LOC104702870 gene encoding uncharacterized protein LOC104702870, which translates into the protein MAVVLSYCKPSPPLLRRFHRRCGNLWKKQNIRSSRRSSTVTAMFWKSNKPAEVGEFDISLRDYTLTESGIEEAQQRQNVISLSVVTSILEVPPAEWDACALDSSQPESYNPFLSHGFLSSLEETRCAVRETGWMPLHIVAKDESGSILGVVPLYLKSHSYGEFVFDHSWADAYRSFGGRYYPKLQCCVPFTPVTGPRILIRDNPCKDQVFDAIVSAMTELAAKLQISSLHITFSSGAEWNKLKEKGFSQRIGMQYHWQNRDYKNFDEFLMDMKQSKRKNIRQERKKIVTQNLKMRRLRGDEIKARHWDSFYDFYRNTTDNKWGTPYLTREFFHDMASKLGDKVLLVLAEENEEPVAGALNLIGGDTLFGRLWGCRPDSYYPSLHFEACYYQAIEAAIELNLKTVEAGAQGEHKIQRGYLPVKTYSCHYIFDEGFKQAIDEFLVRESNQVDFVIKLMHEDGPFKEKLE
- the LOC104704986 gene encoding uncharacterized protein LOC104704986; this translates as MAEEKNNKKSTTIIASYDGSDEYDDDYSCDQDPEETELSLILDKLSLAPPNKEEKKLLVLSLNGLLLHRVHKQVLHKAPKNRSPDASCGPNLVYKRPFVEEFMKFCLERFQVEIWSSACEKNVDIILNIILKDLEDKLLFVWVRDS